The proteins below come from a single Xenopus tropicalis strain Nigerian chromosome 9, UCB_Xtro_10.0, whole genome shotgun sequence genomic window:
- the LOC116407657 gene encoding vicilin-like seed storage protein At2g18540 gives MQQITTFFKNCRDLTGVFPIVVLTFKTSGNYSEAEKMFKCLGAEVVVAVENYSEEDQIQTLERSRDFLNLIKSALDNVTFRMGNPRNPREERIKRKKFLLRYVHDIDMEEKRKQEEYRRRFMDRKRFEARRSFFARKREEAMRKREARKEEEARNRAEEARRREEEAREREVARRRQEEVERVFNL, from the exons ATGCAACaaattacaactttttttaaaaactgcagagaCCTCACAG gTGTTTTCCCAATCGTTGTTCTCACCTTCAAAACCAGTGGGAATTATTCTGAAGCTGAAAAGATGTTTAAATGTTTGGGGGCAGAGGTGGTTGTGGCAGTGGAGAATTACTCTGAAGAGGATCAGATACAGACACTGGAGAGAAGTAGAGATTTCCTCAACCTCATTAAATCTGCTTTGGATAATGTCACATTCCGTATGGGGAACCCAAGGAACCCAAGGGAAGAACGTATAAAGAGAAAGAAATTCCTGCTAAGATATGTCCATGATATTGACAtggaagaaaaaaggaaacaagaggAGTATAGGAGAAGATTTATGGATAGGAAACGATTTGAGGCTAGGAGAAGTTTTTTTGCTAGGAAAAGAGAGGAGGCTATGAGAAAAAGAGAGGCTAGAAAAGAGGAGGAAGCTAGGAATAGAGCAGAGGAGGCTAGGAGGAGAGAAGAAGAGGCTAGGGAAAGAGAGGTGGCTAGGAGGAGACAAGAGGAg